The Acidobacteriota bacterium sequence TTGTCAAAGAATGGCAACGACCGCGCCATCGGCGGTTCTTCGAGCGGCGCGATTGCGGCGTTCACGGCGGCCTGGGAACGTCCCGATGCGTTCAGCCGCGTGTTTAGCGCGATTGGCACATACGTCGGATTGCGCGGCGGCGACCGCTATTCCACGCTGCTGCGCAAATACGAACCGAAGCCGCTACGCGTCTTTTTGCAGGATGGGTCGAACGATCAAAACATTTACGCCGGGGATTGGTGGATGGCGAACCAAACGCTGGAACGCGCGCTGGCCTTTGCCGGTTACGACATCAATCACGTGTGGGGCGAAGGCCCGCACAGCGGACGGCATGGCACAGCGATTTTCCCCGACGTGATGCGCTGGCTGTGGAAGGATTGGCCCGCGCCCATCAAACCGGGCGTGAGCAAAAACAATACGCTCGCCGCCTTGCTCATCCCCGGCGAAGACTGGCAACTGGTGGGCGAAGGTTACAAATTCAGCGAAGGCCCGGTGGCCAACGCCAAAGGCGAAGTTTTCTTTGCCGATGGTTCGAGCAACAACATCTGGAAAGTCGCGCTGGATGGCAAGCTCAGCGAATTTGCCACCAACACGCAAGGCGCTTATGGCTTGGCGTTTGGCCCAGACGGCAAGCTTTATGCAGCGGCGGGCACGGCACAAAAAATCACGGCTTATGATCCGAGCGGGCAAGTGACGACGCTGACCGAAGGAGTGAAGATCAATGATCTCGTCGTCAGTCACAACGGCAACGTCTACGCCACCGACCCCAAAGGCTACGACCCGCAAAGCAATATCTGGCTGGTCAAGCCGAACGGCGAAAAGAAAATCGTAGACACAGGCCTGCGCTTTTCCAACGGCGTCACGCTTTCGCCCGACCAGACGTTGCTGTACGTCGCCGAAATGCGCACGCATTGGGTCTATAGCTACCAGATTCAAGCTGACGGAACGCTGGCGCACAAACAGCGCTATTACTGGCTGCACGTCGCCGATACCGCCGATGACAGCGGCGCGGACGGGATGCGCGTGGATCGCGAGGGGCGGCTGTACGTGGCAACGCGGCTCGGCATCCAGATTTGTGACCAGGCCGGGCGCGTCAACGCGATCATCCCGACGCCGAACGGCAAGCTCTCAAATCTCTGTTTTGGCGGCGCGAATGGTGACGTTTTGTATGCGACTTGTGGCGACAAGGTCTACAAGCGGAAGTTGAAGGTTAAAGGCGCCAATGCCTGGGATGTGCCGAACAAACCGGCAGCGCCACGGCTCTGACAAATCCTGGATGAGGTGCGGGGACTTTACCCGCACCCGTCCGCTCAAGGCGCGTGAAATGCGGTAAAGTCCCCGCACCACCCTTGCGTGAGTTTTAACCTGATTAGAATCGGGGCGGCAAATTAAGGTGCTGGCCCAGGCCTTAGTTTCTGCGGGCCGCAATCTGGCTGGCGGGAAAGTAGCCGGTTAACTGCTGAAATAGTTGCGGATAAACCCCACTTTTCAACCAAAAGCGAGGTTTCCTTTTCTAAACTGCTGAGAACAAAGTCGGTTACCCGATTCGGATGCACTACGGCGATTTTCCGCACCTGCCTTATGAAAACTAAAATTTCAGCCCTGTCATCACTTTAAGCCCTGCCCCTGAATTGGTGATTGACGCCGTATTCACGATGTTTTTAGTATGCATCTCGCGTTTCATCCCCTATTTATGCAGCTTTCGTGAGGCAGGTCGTAATGTCGCCAAGAGAAAATTCCCTGAAAACGGTCTTCGCCGACGCCTTCCGCCAGATCACTCAGCGGTCGGATATGCCGGAAATCCACGTCTCGTTTTACCCCTTCGCCGGGCTGAACCACACGATTCGGTTACGCAACCGGCGGATGTACGTGCGCGTTTCGGACTTGCTACAAGACGCCCCGCTCGAAGTGCATCGGGCCTTGGCGCACATCCTGGTCGCCAAACTGTTCAAAAAACGCATTACGCCGGAACACGACCAACGCTATCGCCAATATGCCTATCAACCCCAGGTGCTGCGCGCTTCGGATTTGGCGCGGCAAAAACGTGGTTACAAACGGGTCACGACGGCGCTGGGACGCACGCACAATCTGGACAAGTTATTCACCCGGCTCAACCGCCGTTACTTTGACAGCGAGTTGGCGAAACCCGTGCTGAGTTGGAGCCCGCGCCGCAGCAAAAGCATCTTGGGGCATCACGACTATTCGCACGACACGATCATCATCAGCCGCTGCCTGGATCAGGCTAACGTGCCCGAGTACGTTGTTGAATTCGTGCTCTACCACGAGATGCTGCACATGAAACATCAGCCGCGCGTGGTGAAAGGACGCCGCATTTATCACACCGCAGCCTTTCGCACTGATGAGAAGCGCTTCGCCAAGTTTGACGAGGCCATGAAATGGCTGGATGACATGGCCGAGCGCCGTTAGCATCAACCGGCATGGAAAAGAAAAAGGGTGAAGCGGTCATTTTGCTCAGCGCCGCTTCACCCTTTTCGTTTTTCACCGTATCATCCTCCCCAATCTATGCACATCGGAATTGACGCTCACGCCATCGGCGCACAACAGGGCGGCAACGAAACTTACATCAAGCAATTGATCACGGCGTTGGCCGAAATAGACGACACCAATCGCTATTCGCTCTATCTGGCCAATGCCCGGGCCGCCGTCGAATGGCGCACAGGGTTTGCGCGCGCGCATCCCAACTTCGCCATCCGGCAAATCCCGCCACCGACGCCGCTGGTACGCGTGCCGCTTTATCTGGCGTATGAGTTGCGCCGCCGCCCCGTGGATGTGCTACACGTGCAATACACCGCACCGCCGTTTTGCCCGGTGCCGGTGGTGGCGACAATCCACGATCTGGCCTTTGAGCATTTGCCTGAAACATTCACGCGCCGCGGGGCTTGGCAATTGCAACTCACGGTGCGCCGCACGGCCCAACGCGCCGCCCGCATCGCCACTGTTTCGGAATATTCGCGGCAGGATTTGCTGCGCACCTACAAGTTGCCGCCAGAGAAAGTCGCGGTCACTTACAATGGCATCGCAGCCCAATTCACACCCACGCCAGCAATGGCGGATGAAGCGGCACAGGTCAAAGCCCGCTACGGCATCACGCGCGACTTCATTCTGACCGTCGGCAGTTTGCAGCCGCGCAAGAATCTGGTGCGGCTGATACGGGCGTATGCTAAGTTGCGGGCGGAACAGTCCAACTTCACCCAGCAACTGGTGATCGTCGGGCGCAAGCTCTGGTTGCATCACGAAATTTTTGCCGAGGTCGCGCGCCAACCCTGGGCAGCGGATGTAATTCTGACCGGCTATGTCGCCGATGAAGAGTTGCCGCCGTTGTATCGCGCCGCAGCAGTCTTTGCCTATCCTTCGATTTTTGAAGGCTTCGGCCTGCCGCCGCTCGAAGCAATGGCTTGCGGCACACCCGTGGTCACGAGCAACAATTCCTGCTTGCCCGAAATCGTGGGCACAGCGGCGCTGTTGGTTGATCCTTTTGATGAAGCGGCCATCGCGAACGGTTTGCGGCGCGCATTGCAGGATGCAACATTGCAGACACAATTACGTGCTGATGGGCCTAGACGCGCGCAGCGCTTCACCTGGCGCGAGGCAGCGGAAAAAACCTTGCAGTTGTATCAAGCCAGTTTTGCGGAAAAACACAAATAGCCTTGAACCTCAACGCTCCAACTTGTGATCTCTGTGGCACTCGCGACAGCGAATTCGTGTTGGCAACCCCACGACTGGACGGCCCGCTGGTGCGTTGCCGCCGCTGCCAGTTGCATTTCGTCGTCAAGCCTGAACCTGCCACAGCGGTCGCAGCCACGCCGCCCATACAAACCGCTGGCGTACTCAACCTAGTACTCCATCAAGCTGAAAATGAGGGATGTAGGGCGGGATTAAATCCCGCCCTACATCTTGCTGGCGGCAGCCAGTCCGGCGTTTGACACGCGCGGCGTCGAAGCGGATGCGCAAACCAGCGCCGCCGCGCGCGCGCGCGGGTTGCGCTGCGTGACGGGGACGCTCTTTGACGCGCAATTGCCGTCAGAGCAGTTTGATGTCGCCCTGCTTTATCACGTGATCGAACACCTGCCCAGCCCGGTCGCCGCTGTGCGCGAATTGCGGCGCCTCGTCAAACCGGGCGGCTGGCTGGTGCTGGAAGCGCCGAACATTGAAACCATTTGGTTCCACCTGCTCGGCGCGCGCTGGCGGCAGTTCATCCCCGATCATCTGTTTTTCTTTGCCCCGGCGACCTTAACCCGCTTGTGCGAAGAGCATGGCTTCGCCGTGCGCGAAGTGCGCGCGGTGGGCAAGGCCATGAGCGTGCGCCTGTTTCTCAGCCGCTTGAGCCGCCTCAATCGCCCGCTGGCGGCGGTGCTGACCAAGCTTTGCCGGGTTGTTCGGATGGAAGACCGCACCTTGCACCTCAAGCTTGGCGATGTCATCCGGGTGTACGCACAACGCCGCTAAAGACCGGCGCGGATGCAGTTGGCGAAGAGGTTGAGCGCGGCGAATTTATTCTCGCACTGACACCGCTAGCAAATTCGCTGCGACCAAACCCGCTGCCTGCACTCAGTGAAAAGCCGCCGTCAATCCAGGTTTCGCATTCCAATTAGGCTTGGAGATGATACCGACCGTTTCAGCTTCCCACTGCAAAAGAAAGCGCTCCTGCTTGGCTTGCCCCCGTTTTTCAGAGGTACGCGCAAAATAGAGTTCGGCAATGAGCCGCGTCCCCAGCATCAGGTTCAAGGTTCCCGAACGCACGCGCGCCAGATAATTCTGGCGCTCCGGCAATTGCAATTCGCGGCGAATCAGGTTGATGAAGGATTCGCATTCGCCCGGCTCATCCTCAGACTGGGCGGCGTCGTGCAGGCGCCAAACGGCGTGGCCGAGTTCATGGAAAATGACCAGGCCAAGATCGAACGCTTTCAAAGCGAGTCCGTCGCCGCGCAATTGCTGAAAGTCTGCGAAATCCAACTGCAAAGGATAGGCGCTGATCCTGGCGCCCGTGCGGCGGCTCTCGAAATCAACGGCGGGCGCGAGCCGCGCGAAGGTCACGTTCCGTGAATGCTGATGAGATTCCAGGTCGTAGGCTGCGGTGCTCGTTAGCGCCGCCCACAACAAACGCCGCGCGGCGGCGGAACCGCCGCTAAAGACTGCCGGCTCCGGGCAAACCAGAAACGCCTCTTCATCAAAATACAAGCTCTGCCAGCCGGTCTTGTCACGCAGGCTTTGCAACACCTGTTGCAGTTGTTTGACCGACAACTGCTCAACGCCGGGCGCATTGCGCAACCCGGCGCGAAAGCGCGTATTGCCCGCGCACACGGCAACGTTCAAACACACGCACACACACATTCCGAAGACAGTACACACAGACGCTCTTCGCATTCCGTTCCCTCCTTCTCGCACTTTGTTGAACCGCCGGCAGGAGATGCTTGCAACGCAGCCGCACAGACAGTCCGGCTGACGTCGTGACATCCGCTACTACTGCGGTCAGCGGAGCAGAGTTCAACGAAAGAGCCTGAAACGCTGTGCAAACCCGCGCGCAAAGCCGCGAAAAAGCAGGCGCGGACGCGGCCTTTTGACGCGCAGCTTAGTTTGCCGGATCGCGCCGCTGGGCGAGTCAAGAAAGATGGAGGGAGTAATGCACTGAATGAAGGCTGGCAGCAAAAGACCAAAGCGGTTGGATGGGCGCGCGGCAAGCTGAAAGCATTTGCAAGTGGCGCGAACGGATGTTAGATGTCTGCTTACCGATATTCATTTTGAAATCCATCAATAGACCCAAATCGTTTTGAACCCGAACATCCCTTATCGCTACCTGATTGATCCTGAAGAAACGCGCACGCTGCTGGCGGATTTTGCCGGGCAGGAAATCATCGGCCTCGACACCGAGACCTTTTATGATTTCCGCACGCAAGAAAACCGGTTAAGTCTGCTGCAACTGGCGGCGCCCAACGGCGCGGTGGTCGTCGTGGATGCCCTCGCCGCCGGCATTGAAGCCGCCCGCGACCTGATCGAGAATCCACAAATCGTGCTGGCCGCGCATAATGCGCGTTTCGATGATGGCATCTTGCGCGGCTCGGGCTTCGAGCCTGCCGG is a genomic window containing:
- a CDS encoding glycosyltransferase family 4 protein; translated protein: MHIGIDAHAIGAQQGGNETYIKQLITALAEIDDTNRYSLYLANARAAVEWRTGFARAHPNFAIRQIPPPTPLVRVPLYLAYELRRRPVDVLHVQYTAPPFCPVPVVATIHDLAFEHLPETFTRRGAWQLQLTVRRTAQRAARIATVSEYSRQDLLRTYKLPPEKVAVTYNGIAAQFTPTPAMADEAAQVKARYGITRDFILTVGSLQPRKNLVRLIRAYAKLRAEQSNFTQQLVIVGRKLWLHHEIFAEVARQPWAADVILTGYVADEELPPLYRAAAVFAYPSIFEGFGLPPLEAMACGTPVVTSNNSCLPEIVGTAALLVDPFDEAAIANGLRRALQDATLQTQLRADGPRRAQRFTWREAAEKTLQLYQASFAEKHK
- a CDS encoding M48 family peptidase; this encodes MSPRENSLKTVFADAFRQITQRSDMPEIHVSFYPFAGLNHTIRLRNRRMYVRVSDLLQDAPLEVHRALAHILVAKLFKKRITPEHDQRYRQYAYQPQVLRASDLARQKRGYKRVTTALGRTHNLDKLFTRLNRRYFDSELAKPVLSWSPRRSKSILGHHDYSHDTIIISRCLDQANVPEYVVEFVLYHEMLHMKHQPRVVKGRRIYHTAAFRTDEKRFAKFDEAMKWLDDMAERR
- a CDS encoding class I SAM-dependent methyltransferase, producing the protein MLAAASPAFDTRGVEADAQTSAAARARGLRCVTGTLFDAQLPSEQFDVALLYHVIEHLPSPVAAVRELRRLVKPGGWLVLEAPNIETIWFHLLGARWRQFIPDHLFFFAPATLTRLCEEHGFAVREVRAVGKAMSVRLFLSRLSRLNRPLAAVLTKLCRVVRMEDRTLHLKLGDVIRVYAQRR
- a CDS encoding SMP-30/gluconolactonase/LRE family protein, producing the protein MRLRILSLAFISLLAASSAVWAQTPQNTETYPQHPDSVAQPDVPKGEVLKFTFDKSKIFPGTWREYWVYIPAQYKPEQPACVYVNQDGVQWGAPVVFDNLIHKKEMPVTIGVFVMHGKVLAADGNTALDRFNRSYEYDGLGDAYARFILEEILPEVETKKASDGRVIRLSKNGNDRAIGGSSSGAIAAFTAAWERPDAFSRVFSAIGTYVGLRGGDRYSTLLRKYEPKPLRVFLQDGSNDQNIYAGDWWMANQTLERALAFAGYDINHVWGEGPHSGRHGTAIFPDVMRWLWKDWPAPIKPGVSKNNTLAALLIPGEDWQLVGEGYKFSEGPVANAKGEVFFADGSSNNIWKVALDGKLSEFATNTQGAYGLAFGPDGKLYAAAGTAQKITAYDPSGQVTTLTEGVKINDLVVSHNGNVYATDPKGYDPQSNIWLVKPNGEKKIVDTGLRFSNGVTLSPDQTLLYVAEMRTHWVYSYQIQADGTLAHKQRYYWLHVADTADDSGADGMRVDREGRLYVATRLGIQICDQAGRVNAIIPTPNGKLSNLCFGGANGDVLYATCGDKVYKRKLKVKGANAWDVPNKPAAPRL